One Pectobacterium polaris DNA window includes the following coding sequences:
- the mpaA gene encoding murein tripeptide amidase MpaA, with protein sequence MENPIIPLQARRQRGNLPSLGEPYGKSLLGAPLLYFPAELAPSESGLIIAGTHGDETAAVVALSCALRTLFSGQRRHHVILAVNPDGCQLGLRANANGVDLNRNFPASNWQPGKTVYRWNSAADERDVELSTGETAGSEPETKALCTLIEKLNPHWVVSFHEPLACIEDPHRSELGQWLAQRCELPLVSSIGYDTPGSFGSWCADRSLHCITAELPPISADAASECYLKAMVALLSQQF encoded by the coding sequence ATGGAAAACCCGATCATTCCTCTTCAGGCACGCCGGCAACGAGGCAATCTACCGTCGCTGGGCGAACCGTATGGGAAATCGCTGCTGGGCGCGCCGCTGCTGTATTTCCCAGCCGAATTAGCCCCTTCAGAGAGCGGGCTGATTATTGCCGGTACACACGGCGATGAAACCGCAGCAGTCGTGGCGCTGTCCTGCGCGCTGCGTACCCTCTTTTCAGGCCAGCGTCGCCATCATGTGATTCTTGCAGTGAACCCGGATGGCTGTCAGTTGGGGCTGCGCGCCAACGCCAACGGTGTCGATCTCAATCGCAATTTTCCGGCCAGTAACTGGCAGCCGGGGAAGACGGTCTATCGCTGGAATAGCGCCGCAGATGAACGCGATGTCGAGCTATCCACGGGCGAAACGGCAGGTTCAGAGCCGGAAACAAAAGCCCTTTGCACGCTGATTGAGAAACTTAATCCTCACTGGGTTGTCTCTTTTCATGAGCCACTCGCCTGTATTGAAGATCCACATCGTTCCGAACTGGGTCAATGGTTGGCGCAGCGGTGCGAACTGCCGTTAGTATCGAGTATCGGTTACGACACGCCTGGCTCTTTCGGAAGTTGGTGCGCCGATCGTTCGCTTCATTGCATTACCGCTGAGCTTCCGCCAATCTCGGCTGATGCCGCCAGCGAATGCTACCTAAAAGCGATGGTGGCGTTGCTAAGCCAGCAATTTTAA
- the tpx gene encoding thiol peroxidase: MSQNVHFQGNPVPVAGSFPAKGSKAPAFTLVAKDLSDTPLSNYAGKRKILNIFPSIDTGVCAASVRKFNQLGSELDNTVVLCISSDLPFAQSRFCGAEGLNNVVVLSTLRGGEFKESYGVAIADGALKGLTARAVVVLDENDNVLHSELVNEITTEPDYDAALAVLK; this comes from the coding sequence ATGTCACAGAACGTACATTTTCAAGGCAATCCTGTGCCAGTAGCAGGGTCATTCCCAGCCAAAGGAAGCAAAGCCCCAGCATTTACTCTGGTGGCTAAAGATCTGTCTGATACCCCGCTGAGCAACTATGCTGGCAAGCGAAAAATCCTGAACATTTTCCCAAGCATCGATACCGGTGTTTGTGCCGCGTCCGTGCGCAAATTCAACCAACTGGGTTCTGAACTGGATAACACCGTTGTTCTGTGTATTTCTTCCGATCTGCCGTTCGCGCAGTCCCGCTTTTGCGGCGCGGAAGGTCTGAACAACGTTGTTGTGCTGTCTACCCTGCGTGGCGGTGAGTTCAAAGAAAGCTATGGCGTTGCTATCGCCGATGGCGCGCTGAAAGGTCTGACCGCTCGCGCGGTTGTCGTACTGGATGAGAACGACAACGTGCTGCACAGCGAACTGGTGAACGAAATCACCACTGAACCAGACTACGACGCAGCACTGGCTGTTCTGAAATAA